Proteins from a genomic interval of Phenylobacterium sp. LH3H17:
- a CDS encoding LysR family transcriptional regulator, with translation MELRELRYFLAVYETGSVTAAARRCFISQPSISAAMAALERELGAILFVRHRKGVTATAAAEALYVRARQVVDDALSLRTLFAPAPAAQVTLGLMPSLDISRVAPLLKPLTQAGDLRLFLVAADAPCDARIVARTLVEESEGFAPLWSEGYVLALPPRHPLRLKPKLSLADLDGLPLIARCNCENANQTSDLGFKPQIVAVAASEEWALALVEAGVGATVLPEGVVASNTRVVTRPLADLSLRREVGVAYRQADAGSPAVARILEAAGLGSSRRPAATARRAA, from the coding sequence ATGGAACTTCGGGAACTGCGCTATTTCCTGGCGGTCTATGAGACGGGCAGCGTCACCGCGGCCGCCCGTCGCTGTTTCATTTCCCAGCCCTCGATTTCCGCGGCCATGGCCGCGCTGGAACGTGAGCTCGGCGCCATCCTCTTCGTGCGCCACCGCAAAGGCGTGACAGCAACGGCGGCGGCCGAGGCCCTCTACGTGCGGGCCCGGCAGGTGGTCGACGACGCCCTGTCGCTGAGAACCTTGTTTGCGCCGGCGCCGGCCGCGCAGGTGACCTTGGGCTTGATGCCCAGCCTGGACATCTCCCGGGTCGCTCCCCTGCTGAAGCCCCTTACCCAGGCCGGCGACCTAAGGCTCTTCCTGGTGGCTGCCGACGCGCCCTGCGACGCCAGGATCGTCGCGCGGACGCTGGTCGAGGAGAGCGAAGGGTTCGCGCCGCTCTGGTCGGAGGGCTACGTCCTGGCGCTCCCCCCGCGCCACCCGTTGCGCCTGAAACCGAAGTTGAGCTTGGCAGATCTCGACGGCCTGCCGCTAATTGCCCGTTGCAACTGCGAGAACGCCAACCAGACCAGCGACCTGGGCTTCAAGCCGCAGATCGTGGCCGTCGCCGCCAGCGAGGAATGGGCGCTGGCATTGGTCGAGGCCGGTGTCGGCGCCACGGTTCTGCCGGAGGGCGTGGTCGCATCGAACACGCGTGTGGTCACCCGCCCGCTGGCGGACCTGAGCCTTCGCCGCGAGGTGGGTGTGGCCTATCGCCAGGCTGATGCGGGTTCACCGGCGGTCGCCCGAATCCTGGAGGCCGCGGGCCTGGGTTCGTCGCGCCGACCTGCGGCCACCGCCCGGCGCGCGGCTTAG
- the greA gene encoding transcription elongation factor GreA — MEKVPMTFQGYRALDEDLKRLKTIERPAVTVAIGEARLHGDLKENAEYHAAKDRQGWIEGQIVQIGDMIARAQVIDVTKLSGTRIKFGATVSVIDQNTEEQARYQIVGEHEADVKKGRISITSPIARAMIGKESGDVVEVRIPGGLKTYEITKVEWV, encoded by the coding sequence ATGGAAAAAGTGCCTATGACGTTTCAGGGCTATCGCGCCCTGGACGAAGACTTGAAGCGGCTTAAGACGATCGAGAGGCCCGCCGTAACCGTCGCGATCGGGGAGGCGCGCCTCCACGGTGACCTGAAGGAGAACGCCGAGTACCATGCCGCAAAGGATCGGCAGGGGTGGATCGAAGGACAAATTGTTCAGATTGGCGACATGATCGCGCGCGCGCAGGTCATTGACGTCACGAAGCTGTCCGGAACCCGGATCAAGTTCGGCGCCACGGTGTCCGTTATCGACCAAAATACAGAGGAACAGGCCCGCTACCAGATCGTGGGTGAGCATGAGGCAGACGTGAAGAAGGGCCGCATTTCGATAACCTCCCCCATCGCCCGCGCGATGATCGGCAAGGAGAGCGGTGACGTCGTCGAGGTGAGAATTCCCGGTGGCTTGAAAACCTACGAGATCACGAAAGTAGAGTGGGTTTGA
- a CDS encoding alpha/beta hydrolase, which translates to MPHHRPMTDLIRLKGPVAAPASGRDPQSMVILLHGYGSNGADLMGLVPYWRESLPNTVFMAPNAPEICPAAPGGYQWWSLTDLGRESRAAGVRQAAPLVNAFIDMHRTANDLPNSKVALVGFSQGTMMALHVGPRRSEVLAGIVGYSGMLADADALQTEVKTKPPLLLVHGDADPMVPFAAMGQAEAEFKGLGFEINTHAARRLGHSIDEAGLRLGGDFLARQFHGVG; encoded by the coding sequence TTGCCGCACCACCGACCGATGACCGACCTGATCCGCCTCAAGGGCCCCGTGGCAGCTCCGGCGAGCGGCCGAGATCCCCAGTCGATGGTGATCCTTCTGCACGGCTACGGCTCGAACGGCGCCGACCTGATGGGCCTCGTGCCCTACTGGCGCGAGAGCCTGCCCAACACCGTCTTCATGGCGCCCAACGCCCCGGAGATCTGTCCCGCCGCGCCAGGCGGCTATCAGTGGTGGTCCCTGACCGATCTCGGGCGGGAGAGCCGGGCCGCCGGCGTCCGACAGGCGGCGCCGCTTGTGAACGCCTTCATCGACATGCACCGGACCGCGAACGATCTCCCGAACAGCAAGGTGGCGCTGGTGGGGTTCAGTCAGGGGACCATGATGGCCCTCCATGTTGGCCCCCGGCGGTCCGAAGTCCTGGCCGGGATCGTGGGCTATTCGGGCATGCTGGCCGACGCCGATGCGTTGCAGACCGAGGTAAAGACCAAGCCGCCCCTGCTGCTGGTCCATGGAGACGCTGACCCGATGGTGCCGTTCGCCGCCATGGGCCAGGCGGAGGCCGAGTTCAAAGGCCTGGGGTTCGAGATCAACACCCATGCGGCGCGGCGTCTCGGCCACAGCATCGACGAGGCGGGACTGCGACTCGGCGGGGACTTCCTCGCCCGTCAGTTCCACGGCGTCGGCTAG
- the copC gene encoding copper homeostasis periplasmic binding protein CopC — MLRKSFSIATALGAAAALFATQAAAHAHLVKSDPAANATVAAPAAISLTFNEKLVPAFSGFELTMVEHRMKVAVKTTISPDGLTIRGAPQGKLMAGTYRISWRAASADGHRMTGDVTFKVG, encoded by the coding sequence ATGCTCCGCAAGTCCTTCTCGATCGCAACCGCCCTGGGCGCCGCGGCGGCCCTGTTCGCCACCCAGGCCGCGGCCCACGCTCACCTGGTGAAGTCGGATCCCGCCGCGAACGCCACCGTCGCCGCGCCGGCGGCGATCTCGCTGACCTTCAACGAGAAGCTGGTCCCCGCGTTCTCGGGCTTCGAACTCACGATGGTCGAGCACAGGATGAAGGTCGCCGTGAAGACCACGATCTCGCCGGACGGCCTGACGATCCGTGGCGCGCCCCAGGGCAAGCTGATGGCGGGGACCTACAGGATCAGCTGGCGCGCGGCCTCGGCCGATGGGCACAGGATGACGGGCGACGTCACCTTCAAGGTCGGCTGA
- the copD gene encoding copper homeostasis membrane protein CopD, protein MIEQAVVAARLLQYAGASVLFGLAWFCLYALPATGPVSAVGARWPRPVLQAAAVLLALGAAGGLLAQTAMMAGSWAEGLKAGSLGVVITGTGLGRAGLIRTLAALLALAALLVVRPGPALWRVTALLGALACASLAWMGHAAAAEGPGAPLHLASDVLHALAAGAWIGALAGFLALLRSPLQTTTAAAAAAHAALARFAGRGSAVVAVLVLTGLANSWFLVGPDRLAALWTTAYGRLLLLKLGLFCAMLALAAANRMRLTPRLGAELDRNASPGIALARLKQSLVWETGLGLTVLAVVAWLGTLPPPAAG, encoded by the coding sequence GTGATCGAACAGGCCGTGGTCGCCGCGCGGCTGCTGCAGTACGCCGGCGCTTCGGTCCTGTTCGGCTTGGCGTGGTTCTGCCTCTACGCTCTTCCCGCGACCGGCCCGGTCTCAGCCGTGGGCGCGCGCTGGCCCCGCCCGGTGCTCCAGGCCGCCGCCGTGCTGCTGGCGCTCGGGGCCGCCGGCGGCCTCCTCGCCCAGACCGCGATGATGGCGGGCTCCTGGGCCGAGGGTCTGAAAGCCGGCTCGCTCGGCGTCGTGATCACCGGAACAGGCCTTGGGCGCGCCGGACTGATCCGAACCCTGGCGGCGCTGCTGGCGCTCGCGGCCCTCCTGGTCGTCCGGCCGGGACCGGCCTTGTGGCGCGTGACCGCCTTGCTCGGCGCGCTCGCCTGCGCCAGCCTGGCCTGGATGGGGCACGCGGCCGCCGCCGAGGGACCGGGCGCTCCCCTCCACCTCGCCAGCGACGTGCTGCACGCCCTGGCCGCGGGCGCCTGGATCGGCGCGCTGGCCGGGTTCCTGGCGCTGCTGCGCTCGCCCCTCCAGACGACGACGGCGGCGGCGGCGGCGGCGCATGCCGCCTTGGCGCGCTTCGCCGGGCGAGGATCGGCGGTCGTGGCGGTTCTGGTGCTCACCGGCCTGGCGAACAGCTGGTTCCTCGTTGGACCCGATCGCTTGGCCGCCCTCTGGACCACCGCCTACGGGCGGCTCCTCCTGCTGAAGCTTGGCCTGTTCTGCGCCATGCTCGCCCTGGCCGCGGCCAACCGGATGCGACTGACGCCACGGCTCGGAGCCGAGCTCGACCGCAACGCCTCTCCGGGGATCGCGCTCGCCCGTCTCAAGCAGAGTCTGGTCTGGGAGACCGGCCTGGGCCTGACCGTGCTCGCGGTGGTGGCCTGGCTCGGGACCCTGCCGCCGCCGGCCGCCGGATAG
- a CDS encoding DUF4198 domain-containing protein, with amino-acid sequence MTTRRILIALGLGGALALTSLAAGAHEMFLKPTNFHVAPNTRTEIALFNGTFDKSENPISRDRMRTVEVIAGGQVTRPSASQWRDDKVTSYLDLTLGEAGTYAVGVSTAPKIIELSADAFEDYLRHDGVEDVLKARQVETAPRTAVRERYSKHVKTILQVGSTQTDDYSTPFGLPAEILLLQNPAAVKVGDTIGFRALLRGQPMSGQLAYASFGGFQGADAQSGRAVKLRTDVDGRGSFKVTRAGVWYITLINMQKATGEATYESNWATLTFEIR; translated from the coding sequence ATGACCACCAGGCGAATTCTGATCGCCCTCGGGCTGGGCGGAGCTTTGGCGCTGACGTCGCTCGCGGCCGGGGCCCACGAGATGTTCCTGAAGCCCACGAACTTCCACGTCGCGCCGAACACCAGGACCGAGATCGCGTTGTTCAACGGGACGTTCGACAAGAGCGAGAACCCGATCTCCCGCGACCGGATGCGCACGGTCGAGGTAATCGCGGGGGGCCAGGTGACCAGGCCGTCCGCCAGCCAGTGGCGCGACGACAAGGTGACGTCCTATCTCGACCTGACGCTCGGCGAGGCCGGAACCTACGCCGTCGGCGTCTCCACCGCGCCGAAGATCATCGAGCTCTCGGCCGACGCCTTCGAGGACTATCTCCGCCATGACGGCGTCGAGGACGTGCTCAAGGCCCGGCAAGTCGAGACAGCGCCCCGCACAGCGGTCCGCGAGCGCTATTCCAAGCATGTGAAGACCATCCTGCAGGTGGGCTCGACCCAGACGGATGACTATTCGACGCCCTTCGGCCTCCCGGCCGAGATCCTGCTGCTCCAGAACCCCGCGGCGGTGAAGGTCGGCGACACGATCGGCTTCCGGGCGCTTCTGAGGGGGCAGCCGATGTCAGGCCAGCTCGCCTATGCGAGCTTCGGGGGGTTCCAGGGGGCGGACGCCCAGTCCGGGCGCGCGGTGAAGCTGCGCACCGACGTCGATGGCCGCGGGTCGTTCAAGGTGACCCGGGCGGGCGTCTGGTACATCACCCTGATCAACATGCAGAAGGCCACGGGCGAGGCGACCTACGAATCCAACTGGGCGACGCTGACCTTCGAGATCCGCTAG
- a CDS encoding HupE/UreJ family protein has translation MLALVAAGTAAAHGLGGKDAAFVAATQGPDIVPFLYLGAKHMVTGYDHLLFLLGVIFFLYRMKDVGLYVTLFSVGHSLTLLAGVLGRIEVNPYLVDAIIGLSVAYKAFDNLGGFRTLFGVQPNTKVAVFGFGLIHGFGLATKLQALELPQKGLLTNMLSFNVGVEIGQLIALTFMLALILGWRTLPGYRRMSTAANVVIMTAGFLLIGFQLGGLAYGAPA, from the coding sequence CTGCTCGCCCTCGTGGCGGCCGGAACCGCCGCCGCCCACGGCCTGGGCGGAAAGGACGCCGCCTTCGTCGCCGCCACCCAGGGCCCCGACATCGTCCCGTTTCTCTACCTCGGCGCCAAGCACATGGTGACGGGCTACGACCACCTGCTGTTCCTGCTCGGCGTCATCTTCTTCCTCTACCGGATGAAGGATGTGGGCCTCTATGTGACCCTCTTCTCGGTCGGGCACTCCCTGACCCTGCTCGCCGGGGTCCTGGGGCGGATCGAGGTCAATCCCTACCTTGTCGATGCGATCATCGGCCTGTCGGTGGCGTACAAGGCCTTCGACAACCTCGGCGGCTTCCGCACCCTGTTCGGCGTCCAGCCCAACACCAAGGTTGCCGTCTTCGGGTTCGGCCTGATCCACGGGTTTGGCCTGGCGACCAAGCTTCAGGCCCTGGAACTCCCGCAGAAGGGACTGCTGACCAACATGCTGTCGTTCAATGTCGGCGTGGAGATCGGGCAGCTGATCGCGCTCACCTTCATGCTGGCCCTGATCCTCGGCTGGCGCACCCTGCCGGGCTATCGCCGCATGTCCACCGCCGCCAACGTCGTGATCATGACGGCCGGCTTTCTCTTGATCGGCTTCCAGCTCGGCGGCCTGGCCTATGGAGCACCGGCCTGA
- a CDS encoding DUF5666 domain-containing protein: MRNVLAPFAAAAALLVALPAAAHDEMSVAGQVTAVSAKTIQLRMQDGKVVTLEVDSNTRVKMAGKPLGLKDLKVGQSVKALGFGDSMTDLVAIDLVISPPPAKAR; the protein is encoded by the coding sequence ATGCGCAACGTCCTCGCCCCATTCGCCGCCGCAGCGGCCCTGCTTGTCGCCCTTCCGGCCGCGGCGCACGATGAGATGTCGGTCGCGGGCCAGGTCACGGCCGTGTCCGCCAAGACGATTCAGCTCCGGATGCAGGACGGAAAGGTCGTCACGCTTGAAGTGGACAGCAACACCCGGGTCAAGATGGCCGGCAAGCCGCTCGGCCTGAAGGATCTGAAGGTCGGTCAGTCGGTGAAGGCGCTCGGCTTCGGCGACAGCATGACCGACCTGGTGGCGATCGACCTGGTGATCAGCCCGCCGCCGGCCAAGGCCCGCTGA
- the hutC gene encoding histidine utilization repressor — MTVEPLQKGLTRRIRSEISERILSGAWPPGHRIPFEHELMAQYGCSRMTVNRALGPLAEAGLIVRHRKTGSFVSRPRIHSVVLDVPDIATEVTERGEPYGYDLLSRKARSATRRELEDLGLDSAADVLALRCLHRASGRPFALEERLINLESVPEAEGVDFGTIAPGSWLLGHVPWTEAEHRISAANVSRQTASILTIEPAAACLVLERRTWRGADKITHVRLTFPGEAYDLVARFTPRPNPPAA, encoded by the coding sequence ATGACGGTCGAACCCCTCCAGAAGGGCCTGACACGGCGGATCCGCTCGGAGATTTCCGAGCGGATCCTCTCGGGCGCCTGGCCGCCTGGCCACCGCATCCCGTTCGAGCACGAGCTGATGGCGCAGTATGGATGTTCGCGGATGACCGTGAACCGCGCGCTGGGCCCTCTGGCGGAGGCGGGACTCATCGTCCGCCACCGCAAGACCGGCTCCTTCGTGTCCCGCCCCCGGATCCACTCCGTGGTGCTGGATGTCCCCGATATCGCCACCGAGGTCACCGAGCGTGGCGAGCCCTACGGATACGATCTGCTCTCGCGCAAGGCTCGCAGCGCGACGCGGCGTGAGCTGGAGGATCTTGGCCTCGACTCGGCGGCCGACGTCTTGGCGCTCCGCTGCCTGCATCGGGCCTCGGGGCGGCCCTTCGCGCTGGAAGAGCGCCTGATCAATCTGGAATCCGTGCCCGAGGCCGAGGGCGTGGACTTCGGCACGATCGCGCCCGGAAGCTGGCTCCTGGGACATGTGCCGTGGACGGAGGCGGAGCACCGGATCAGCGCGGCGAACGTCTCTCGTCAGACCGCCTCTATCCTCACCATCGAGCCCGCCGCGGCCTGTCTTGTTCTGGAGCGCCGGACCTGGCGCGGCGCCGACAAGATCACGCACGTCCGCCTGACCTTCCCGGGCGAAGCCTACGATCTGGTCGCGCGCTTCACGCCGCGGCCGAACCCACCCGCCGCTTGA
- a CDS encoding cupin domain-containing protein — protein sequence MKHAAFLIALLLPASAFAQAAGPAAPATSHAHHAPGHAVLPKTTVPATPISPAYIQLATNVEIIPNLEDAVKNKSAIATHEGIFGPLLFAEETRAFFIELQPGMFLAEHPHDIGSIIYTVRGKWVLASEGKRHVMQPGALFRFGDKMPTGWEAPFNEPALLLVVKPKGENKDYDVFNRGIKAMQASVDKDRKNGAPFYYSELKPDDPAIAYARSVNPNFDAVLKIKP from the coding sequence ATGAAGCATGCCGCTTTTCTGATCGCGCTTCTGCTGCCTGCGAGCGCCTTCGCCCAGGCCGCCGGGCCCGCCGCGCCGGCGACGTCCCACGCCCACCATGCGCCTGGGCACGCCGTACTCCCGAAGACGACGGTGCCCGCGACACCGATCTCGCCGGCCTATATTCAACTGGCCACGAACGTCGAAATCATTCCGAACCTCGAGGACGCGGTTAAGAACAAGTCGGCGATTGCGACCCACGAGGGGATCTTCGGGCCGCTGCTCTTCGCCGAGGAAACCCGCGCCTTCTTCATCGAGCTGCAGCCCGGCATGTTCCTGGCCGAACATCCCCACGACATCGGAAGCATCATCTACACGGTGCGCGGCAAGTGGGTGTTGGCGAGCGAGGGCAAGCGGCATGTGATGCAGCCCGGCGCCCTGTTCCGCTTCGGCGACAAGATGCCGACCGGCTGGGAAGCGCCATTCAACGAGCCGGCCCTGTTGCTGGTCGTCAAGCCAAAGGGCGAGAACAAGGACTACGACGTGTTCAATCGCGGGATCAAGGCGATGCAGGCGTCGGTCGACAAGGACCGCAAGAATGGCGCCCCGTTCTACTATAGCGAGCTGAAGCCGGACGATCCGGCGATCGCCTACGCCCGCAGCGTCAATCCGAACTTCGACGCCGTTCTGAAGATCAAGCCTTGA
- a CDS encoding PepSY domain-containing protein: MLLIRKLHKWFGLVLGLQFLIWSLSGAVMALLDHHKVSGEHAILPVAQLTSGPVPAPLAAVQAAIGAPIVGLELKPLLDRWVYQAKTADGVVLLDAGAARPFEVDAAMARALATARYAGTAPIESVSFVEASTHETRDMARPVWRIGFADADHTALFVSRATGEVLGAKTDTWRLWDIAWMLHIMNYGDRQSFNHPLIVTVATGVAWLALSGLILLFRSFRGSDIAWITGPSARLGRRWKARERSQRPGFPPALELDRRHHQPAQDPSLPSQNERVQS; the protein is encoded by the coding sequence ATGTTGCTGATCCGCAAGCTCCACAAATGGTTCGGCCTCGTCCTGGGCCTGCAGTTCCTGATCTGGTCGCTGAGCGGCGCGGTGATGGCGCTCCTCGACCATCACAAGGTGAGCGGCGAGCACGCCATCCTGCCCGTCGCCCAGCTGACATCTGGTCCCGTGCCGGCGCCCCTGGCGGCGGTCCAGGCCGCTATCGGCGCCCCGATCGTCGGGCTCGAATTGAAGCCGCTGCTCGATCGCTGGGTCTATCAGGCCAAGACCGCTGATGGGGTCGTCCTGCTCGACGCCGGCGCGGCTCGGCCGTTCGAGGTCGACGCCGCGATGGCCCGCGCCCTGGCCACCGCCCGCTACGCCGGAACCGCGCCCATTGAGAGCGTGAGCTTCGTCGAGGCCTCGACCCACGAGACCCGCGACATGGCGCGGCCCGTCTGGCGGATAGGCTTCGCGGACGCTGACCATACCGCCCTGTTCGTGTCGCGCGCCACCGGCGAGGTCCTGGGCGCAAAGACCGACACCTGGCGGCTGTGGGACATCGCCTGGATGCTCCACATCATGAACTATGGCGACCGCCAGAGCTTCAACCACCCCCTGATCGTGACCGTCGCGACGGGGGTGGCCTGGCTCGCGCTTTCCGGCCTCATCCTGCTGTTCCGCAGCTTCCGCGGGTCGGACATCGCCTGGATCACCGGGCCGTCCGCCCGCCTGGGCCGTCGCTGGAAGGCGCGCGAGCGCTCTCAGCGCCCCGGATTCCCGCCGGCGCTCGAACTTGATCGCCGTCATCACCAACCTGCGCAGGACCCGTCCCTGCCTAGCCAGAACGAAAGGGTACAATCATGA
- a CDS encoding PepSY domain-containing protein, whose product MIRLPALARSVHKWLALIVAVQAVAWTLGGIYMTAVHIDIIHGDRLVKSEAPAPMALPGLIEPARLAGLAPGLERARLESQLGQPVYVVEAEGGKALFDARTGEKLSPLSRAAAEARARALFAERGDVVSVELITKAPLEVQTRPVPLWRVEFEGAWRPTFYISPFTGELITRRHDLWRAFDVVWMFHIMDYDDRQDVNNLLLTGFTWLAVLASATGAWLLLYSFRRRRRPRAA is encoded by the coding sequence ATGATCCGACTGCCCGCCCTCGCGCGCTCCGTCCACAAATGGCTGGCGCTGATCGTCGCCGTCCAGGCGGTCGCCTGGACGCTGGGTGGAATCTACATGACGGCGGTCCACATCGACATCATCCATGGCGACCGCCTCGTGAAGTCCGAGGCGCCTGCCCCAATGGCGCTACCGGGGCTGATTGAGCCCGCGCGCCTTGCGGGCCTCGCGCCTGGGCTCGAGCGCGCCCGGCTTGAGAGCCAATTGGGCCAACCGGTCTATGTGGTCGAGGCCGAGGGCGGAAAGGCGCTGTTCGACGCCCGCACGGGCGAGAAGCTCTCGCCGCTGAGCCGCGCGGCCGCGGAAGCGCGCGCCAGGGCGCTGTTCGCCGAGCGTGGTGACGTCGTCAGCGTCGAGCTGATCACGAAGGCGCCGCTGGAGGTCCAGACTCGTCCCGTGCCGCTGTGGCGCGTGGAGTTCGAGGGGGCCTGGCGGCCGACCTTCTACATCTCGCCGTTCACCGGGGAGCTGATCACCCGTCGTCACGACCTGTGGCGGGCGTTCGACGTGGTCTGGATGTTCCACATCATGGACTATGACGACCGGCAGGATGTGAACAACCTACTGCTGACGGGATTCACCTGGCTGGCGGTGCTGGCGTCTGCGACGGGCGCCTGGCTGCTGCTCTACAGTTTCCGGCGGCGTCGCCGGCCGAGAGCAGCCTGA